The following is a genomic window from Candidatus Eremiobacteraceae bacterium.
TTTCGAGATGTTCGCGGGCTTCGGAGGTCTCCATTATCGTCCCATTTCCCAGATTAGTCTACAAAATAGACTAATCTGTATTATAGCTGGGCCAGGGCGGACCTGTCAAGGCGTTCGGCCAAGTCGGCGCGCATGAGCGTCAAAGCGTATGGCATCAATCACGTCGCGATCGAGGTGACCGATATCGGCAAAGCGGTAGCTTTCTACGAAGATGTGTTCGCGTTGGAGAAAAAGGATGACGGCGAAGGCGACGCGTTCTTTCAGATCGGCGAGCATCAATTCTTAGCGATGTTCGAGGTCGACAAGATGTCCGCCGACAGGACGCGGCACTTCGGGATCATCGTGCGGGATGAGGCCCAGATCGCCGAAGTGCGCGAGAAGATCGTGAAGAAATACGGCTTGAAACTCATCCCCGGGTTTCGTTGCGATTTCCACGATCCATTCGGCAACCGCATCCAAGTCGTCGACCTTCACGATGAATCGCTGGTGTGGATGCTGCCGTATCGAGAAGTCCAAGACGCAGGCATTAGATTCTCCGCGTAGTTCGTATCGCCGGGAGGGCAGACATGGCCGACGTCATCCATCAAGAGATCGATTTCAAGGCGAGCCCAACGCGCATCTACGAAGCGTTGATGGATTCACAACAGCATGCCGATTTCACCGCCAACGGTGCGGCAGACATCAGTCGCGAGCCGGGCGGAACGTTCACATGCCACGGCGGCGCGATTTCCGGCAGAAATATCGAGCTCGTCCCCGGCAAACGCATCGTGCAGGCGTGGCGCGTGGCCAACTGGGATGAGGGGATTTACTCGATCGTCAAGTTCGAATTGAAAGACTATGATGGCGGGACTCGCATCGTTCTCGATCATGCCGGATTTCCGGATGGTGACGCCGAGCATCTCGGAGAGGGCTGGCACGCACGATACTGGGAA
Proteins encoded in this region:
- a CDS encoding SRPBCC family protein — its product is MADVIHQEIDFKASPTRIYEALMDSQQHADFTANGAADISREPGGTFTCHGGAISGRNIELVPGKRIVQAWRVANWDEGIYSIVKFELKDYDGGTRIVLDHAGFPDGDAEHLGEGWHARYWEPLRKYLV
- a CDS encoding VOC family protein, producing MSVKAYGINHVAIEVTDIGKAVAFYEDVFALEKKDDGEGDAFFQIGEHQFLAMFEVDKMSADRTRHFGIIVRDEAQIAEVREKIVKKYGLKLIPGFRCDFHDPFGNRIQVVDLHDESLVWMLPYREVQDAGIRFSA